A stretch of Lysinibacillus agricola DNA encodes these proteins:
- a CDS encoding serine hydrolase yields MKQTITEILQNAPYKVHMFVKDCKTEQFFISEKLEDAFSSASLIKVPILLAVLNYLESNNKSIEQEIKIAPEEWGDFSVISEQHLEQCTIYELLVWMIIKSDNTATNVLIDFLGMEALNQYFRQIGLLQTTIQRKMMDFERLAKDLDNTTSARDMALLFSRIYRKDLLSSAFSELTLDILSRQRVHESLKRYLVDDVKLAHKTGGLDTVDHDVGIVYNNSRDYLIGVFVTEVTNNDDARQLIGRLSKVVYDYLVKRKEMIE; encoded by the coding sequence ATGAAGCAAACGATAACAGAGATTCTTCAAAATGCACCTTATAAAGTGCATATGTTTGTGAAAGATTGTAAGACTGAGCAATTTTTTATTAGTGAAAAGCTAGAAGACGCGTTTTCTAGTGCTAGCTTAATTAAAGTGCCTATACTGCTTGCTGTTCTGAATTATTTAGAAAGTAACAACAAATCCATAGAGCAAGAGATTAAGATTGCACCAGAAGAATGGGGCGATTTTAGTGTTATTAGTGAACAGCACCTAGAGCAATGTACCATCTATGAGCTTTTAGTATGGATGATTATTAAGAGTGATAATACAGCAACAAATGTACTAATCGATTTTCTAGGGATGGAGGCACTCAATCAATATTTTCGTCAAATTGGGCTTCTGCAAACAACAATTCAACGTAAGATGATGGATTTTGAAAGGCTTGCAAAAGACTTAGATAATACTACGTCGGCACGTGATATGGCACTGCTATTTTCGCGAATTTATCGCAAGGACTTGTTATCATCAGCATTTAGTGAGCTAACGTTAGATATTTTAAGTCGTCAACGTGTACACGAATCACTAAAGCGTTATTTAGTAGATGATGTGAAACTTGCTCATAAAACAGGTGGTCTTGATACGGTAGATCATGATGTTGGGATTGTGTACAACAATTCAAGGGATTATCTTATTGGCGTTTTCGTCACGGAGGTTACTAATAATGACGATGCAAGACAGCTAATTGGTCGTCTTTCCAAAGTTGTTTACGATTACTTGGTGAAGCGGAAGGAGATGATAGAATGA
- a CDS encoding sigma factor produces the protein MPRHNCVVAIWQNGKFFDEAKGSFKNWIAIIAKYKALDRRKKLQRYNERYISTMEFTNAERTNLEDVEELLIHLSAEDQLLFLKYYLDKVNSKNIAKESENYPS, from the coding sequence ATGCCTCGGCATAATTGCGTCGTTGCTATTTGGCAGAATGGCAAATTTTTCGATGAAGCGAAGGGATCTTTTAAAAATTGGATTGCGATTATCGCAAAATATAAAGCACTAGATCGAAGAAAAAAGTTACAACGTTATAATGAACGCTATATTTCAACAATGGAGTTCACAAATGCTGAGAGGACTAATTTAGAAGACGTAGAGGAGCTTTTAATACATTTATCTGCTGAAGACCAATTATTATTTTTAAAATATTATTTAGATAAAGTAAATTCCAAGAACATTGCGAAAGAATCCGAGAACTATCCAAGCTAA
- a CDS encoding glucosaminidase domain-containing protein, whose protein sequence is MVTQLFNTNETKETVVVDNRPSIEEFIGSIAEIARKLGAENDLYASIIIAQAVLESEHGQSGLGSAPNNNLFGMKGNYKNNSVTLETFEDDGSGNMTTVMAEFRKYPSYEASMQDYVKLMRQGVSWNKDFYVGVYKSNTKSYTDATKFLTGSYATDSSYNEKLNSLIAKYDLQQYDSPVKDKKTITVADGDSLMHIAEAHNVKVTSIKQWNQLRSDRLEAGQQLNIYQY, encoded by the coding sequence ATGGTGACACAACTTTTCAATACTAATGAAACGAAAGAGACTGTAGTTGTCGATAATCGTCCTAGTATTGAAGAGTTTATAGGCTCCATTGCTGAAATTGCTCGGAAACTCGGTGCCGAAAATGACTTATACGCATCGATTATCATTGCGCAAGCCGTTTTAGAAAGTGAGCATGGTCAAAGTGGCCTTGGCTCTGCACCTAATAACAATTTATTTGGCATGAAAGGTAATTATAAAAATAACTCCGTAACTTTGGAAACATTTGAGGATGATGGTTCAGGTAATATGACAACGGTGATGGCTGAATTCCGTAAATACCCTTCTTATGAGGCATCCATGCAAGATTATGTTAAATTAATGCGTCAAGGGGTTTCTTGGAACAAAGATTTCTATGTGGGTGTTTATAAAAGCAATACGAAGTCCTATACAGATGCTACGAAGTTTTTAACAGGCTCCTATGCTACAGATTCATCATACAATGAAAAGCTTAATTCACTAATTGCAAAGTATGATTTACAACAATATGACAGCCCTGTCAAAGATAAAAAAACAATTACCGTAGCTGATGGCGACTCTCTTATGCATATTGCAGAGGCCCATAACGTTAAAGTTACATCCATTAAACAATGGAATCAGCTTCGATCTGATAGACTTGAAGCCGGTCAACAATTAAATATTTATCAATATTAA
- a CDS encoding S66 peptidase family protein, with amino-acid sequence MIRPKALKKGDTIGLISASGATPPEKFVPAVESIEKLGFKVVAGETCRARHGYLAGSDELRASEVNQMFRDSNIDGIFCIRGGYGATKILPLLDFDMIKANPKVFAGYSDVTALHIAFNQKCGFVTYHTPMPSTEFIRPEMDHYTWNSFIENVTATERSDYYLENPPGRPMTTLAAGKATGQLIGGNLTLVTASLGTPYEIDTKGKILFLEDVDENEQRVDRMLTQLKLAGKLDEVAGILLGAWTNCGPENPKHPEHSLSLQTIFQEILGPLHKPIIKDIACGHTLPTMSLPLGRTITMDAENQMIKVIE; translated from the coding sequence ATGATTCGTCCAAAGGCATTGAAAAAAGGTGATACAATTGGTCTTATAAGTGCTTCGGGTGCAACGCCGCCTGAAAAATTTGTTCCTGCCGTAGAAAGTATCGAGAAGCTAGGGTTTAAAGTCGTCGCTGGGGAGACATGTCGAGCAAGGCATGGCTACTTAGCAGGCTCTGATGAATTACGTGCCTCTGAAGTTAATCAAATGTTTAGGGATTCAAATATTGACGGCATCTTTTGTATACGTGGAGGTTACGGAGCGACGAAAATTTTACCGCTTCTTGATTTCGATATGATAAAAGCTAATCCAAAAGTATTTGCTGGTTATAGCGATGTGACAGCACTACATATCGCCTTTAACCAAAAATGTGGCTTTGTCACGTATCATACACCAATGCCCTCTACAGAATTTATTCGGCCGGAGATGGATCACTACACATGGAATTCTTTTATCGAAAATGTGACCGCAACAGAGCGTAGTGACTACTACCTTGAAAATCCACCTGGACGTCCAATGACAACGCTTGCAGCTGGAAAGGCAACAGGGCAGCTTATTGGTGGGAACTTAACATTAGTTACAGCATCTCTTGGGACACCATATGAAATTGATACAAAAGGCAAAATATTATTTTTAGAAGATGTAGACGAGAATGAGCAGCGTGTTGATCGGATGCTTACGCAGCTAAAATTAGCAGGGAAACTAGATGAAGTGGCAGGTATATTATTAGGAGCATGGACTAATTGCGGTCCTGAAAATCCAAAACATCCAGAGCATAGCCTATCACTACAAACCATTTTTCAGGAAATTTTAGGTCCACTCCACAAACCTATCATAAAGGACATAGCTTGCGGTCACACCTTACCAACGATGTCCCTGCCACTTGGTAGAACAATAACAATGGACGCGGAGAATCAGATGATAAAAGTTATAGAGTAG
- a CDS encoding DUF2975 domain-containing protein: MLGVEQRIQSKEFRFLTKGLRTIFTIIMVLMIFGLTLIGILFVGAICIPENQVNNFLSQGNITASVQLEGMEIELADKVAKDIQYTKMNVVKLLFTATIYIGLLLLIVVQVRGLLSNLSKGIIFSGTNSRKMEWIAYAVVVLSLTVDAFRTYIAYTVIEQFKLGELLVGTGLIKGLSFHFTGINWTLLLCGLVIWTIARVFRYGAFLQDEYDATA; encoded by the coding sequence ATGCTTGGAGTGGAACAAAGAATTCAAAGTAAAGAGTTTCGATTTTTAACAAAAGGGTTACGTACAATCTTTACAATCATTATGGTGTTGATGATTTTTGGCCTTACACTGATAGGTATATTATTTGTTGGGGCAATTTGTATACCAGAAAATCAAGTAAATAATTTTTTATCACAGGGTAATATAACAGCTTCCGTTCAGTTAGAGGGGATGGAAATTGAATTGGCAGATAAGGTAGCGAAGGATATTCAATATACAAAAATGAATGTCGTGAAATTATTATTTACTGCTACAATATACATAGGATTATTACTATTGATCGTTGTCCAAGTAAGAGGTCTGTTAAGTAATTTAAGTAAAGGAATTATTTTTTCAGGAACGAATAGTAGAAAAATGGAGTGGATTGCTTACGCTGTAGTTGTATTAAGCTTGACAGTAGATGCATTCCGAACGTACATTGCCTATACAGTTATTGAACAATTTAAATTAGGTGAGCTGTTAGTAGGAACAGGATTGATAAAAGGATTAAGCTTTCACTTCACTGGAATTAATTGGACATTATTATTGTGTGGATTAGTTATTTGGACGATAGCCCGTGTATTCCGATACGGCGCGTTTTTACAAGATGAATATGATGCAACAGCTTAG
- a CDS encoding YheC/YheD family protein: MTIIGMLHHRLDPRTVIKSYAYAAVAKAEGAQFFYFTPKSVDFDKRSIRGKVYENGDWHEKMMPFPDVIYNAGSPEKLSVSKDIIEKLKKEIPFTTYSIGNKWNVMKRLKEAKEFDKYLIPSEVVENVDLLHNFMAYYKKVVFKPIDGRKGKGIYFISKVGRTNFEVRKDRETTVCSKSQLDELIRGQLTTGTFIVQPYIQSKTKSGQIYDFRLHVQKDGEGKWVITTIYPRIAPNGSIIPNINNGGFTNYLDPFLEQEFKEDAYDIRRMLEHFSLSLARHLDEIQMEQFGEVIDEIGIDVGLDEQRKIWMYEVNWRPGCPPAFYLELDVVINTIRYAMYLAKNQEQVKKEIRQHKKNKDIAEVKREITQQEEYEEIAEVKMEFTQQEEYEEIVEVRREITQRKKNKDIAEEKALPIIAITGSAGKTTSKAFLASILSEKWNIFESKDYWNTTEHTKKHKEEINASHEAVVLEYGMAYPGIITNHCSIIQPNISIITNIGLAHVGNFDGDIKGVAKAKSELIHGMDQNGLLILNQDDENSKYLETQQFEGEILTVGIHSTANYKAYDIQYKDIGMTFKIKLQGQEMAMYIPILGEHHVYNALNAVAVADYLGFSPEDIKAGLNFKKPPRRLTIYNCRDDITVIDDTVHSHPQGVRAAIDVLTNIAKQRKIAIIGQMRELGDLREEEYRKLGEYIYEQDIDLFITYGFRTEEMGAAAKAKGMDPSKIYHFLDKEKLHALLEKVIKPNDTILVKGASKTNMFDTVKFLDQKYQE, from the coding sequence ATGACAATTATCGGAATGCTTCATCATCGTCTAGATCCTAGAACAGTTATTAAGTCATATGCATATGCGGCCGTCGCAAAAGCAGAAGGCGCTCAATTTTTTTATTTCACACCAAAAAGCGTTGACTTTGATAAACGTTCCATTAGAGGAAAGGTATATGAAAATGGTGATTGGCATGAAAAAATGATGCCCTTCCCAGATGTTATATACAATGCAGGAAGTCCCGAAAAATTATCGGTATCAAAGGACATTATTGAGAAATTGAAAAAGGAAATACCTTTTACAACTTACTCTATAGGGAATAAATGGAATGTTATGAAACGACTTAAAGAAGCAAAGGAATTTGATAAGTATTTAATTCCATCTGAGGTTGTGGAAAATGTTGATTTACTCCATAATTTTATGGCTTATTATAAAAAAGTCGTATTTAAACCGATAGATGGCCGGAAGGGAAAAGGGATTTATTTTATTTCGAAAGTAGGAAGGACTAACTTTGAGGTAAGGAAGGATAGGGAAACTACTGTTTGTTCAAAGTCACAGCTAGATGAATTAATTAGAGGGCAACTTACTACAGGCACCTTTATCGTGCAGCCTTATATCCAATCCAAAACAAAATCCGGTCAAATATATGATTTTCGTCTTCACGTTCAAAAAGACGGTGAAGGTAAATGGGTTATAACGACAATTTATCCACGGATTGCACCAAATGGCTCGATTATACCGAATATTAACAATGGTGGTTTTACGAATTATTTAGATCCTTTTCTAGAGCAGGAATTTAAAGAAGATGCTTATGATATTCGGCGTATGTTAGAGCATTTTTCTTTGTCACTGGCTCGCCATTTAGATGAAATTCAGATGGAACAATTTGGAGAGGTTATTGATGAAATTGGCATTGATGTAGGCTTAGATGAGCAAAGAAAAATTTGGATGTATGAAGTGAACTGGCGACCAGGTTGTCCTCCTGCTTTTTATTTAGAATTAGATGTGGTCATTAATACTATAAGGTATGCAATGTACCTTGCTAAGAACCAGGAACAAGTTAAAAAGGAAATTAGGCAACATAAGAAAAATAAGGATATAGCCGAAGTTAAAAGGGAAATTACACAACAGGAGGAGTATGAAGAAATAGCCGAAGTTAAAATGGAATTTACGCAACAGGAGGAGTATGAAGAAATAGTTGAAGTTAGAAGGGAAATTACGCAACGGAAGAAAAATAAAGATATAGCTGAAGAAAAGGCTTTACCGATTATCGCGATTACCGGCAGTGCTGGAAAAACGACATCAAAAGCATTCCTTGCCTCTATTTTATCGGAAAAATGGAATATCTTTGAGTCAAAAGATTATTGGAATACAACAGAGCATACGAAAAAACATAAAGAAGAAATTAATGCTTCGCATGAGGCTGTTGTACTTGAGTACGGGATGGCTTACCCAGGTATCATAACAAACCATTGTAGCATTATCCAACCGAATATTAGTATTATTACAAACATCGGTTTAGCTCATGTAGGCAACTTTGATGGAGATATTAAAGGAGTGGCCAAGGCAAAGTCGGAATTAATACATGGAATGGACCAAAACGGTTTATTAATCCTGAATCAGGATGATGAGAATTCAAAATATTTAGAGACACAACAGTTTGAAGGGGAAATCTTAACAGTTGGTATTCATAGCACAGCGAACTATAAAGCTTATGATATTCAATATAAAGATATCGGAATGACCTTTAAAATAAAGCTGCAAGGTCAGGAAATGGCTATGTATATCCCAATTTTAGGAGAACATCATGTTTATAATGCACTTAATGCAGTTGCGGTTGCAGATTATTTAGGGTTTAGTCCAGAAGATATTAAAGCAGGGTTAAATTTCAAAAAACCACCTAGAAGATTAACAATTTATAACTGTCGTGATGACATTACAGTTATTGACGATACTGTTCACTCTCATCCCCAGGGCGTACGTGCTGCTATTGACGTTCTTACAAATATAGCGAAGCAACGTAAAATTGCTATTATAGGTCAAATGCGAGAATTAGGAGATTTGAGAGAAGAGGAATATCGTAAATTGGGTGAATACATTTATGAGCAAGATATAGATTTATTCATCACTTATGGTTTTAGAACGGAGGAAATGGGAGCGGCAGCGAAGGCAAAAGGGATGGATCCTTCTAAAATTTATCATTTCCTGGATAAGGAAAAATTGCATGCTCTCTTAGAGAAAGTCATAAAACCTAACGACACCATTTTAGTAAAGGGTGCTAGTAAAACGAATATGTTTGATACGGTTAAATTTTTAGATCAAAAATATCAAGAATAA
- a CDS encoding ABC transporter ATP-binding protein translates to MITFENVTKKYVNDQVAVNAINLEINKGEFFVLIGPSGCGKTTLLKMINRLIHLTEGTIRINGKRISDYNIHELRWNIGYVLQQIALFPHMTIEENIAVVPELKKWSKQQIQQRVRELLDMVGLEPDKYSQRKPKELSGGEQQRVGVIRALAADPEIILMDEPFSALDPISRTKLQDDLLELQRAIQKTIVFVSHDMQEALKLGDRICVMKDGEIVQIGTPHELIQNPVNNFVREFIGVKEHGMNTFHIQAVIEPIASEGDQKNLEDTISTKDSLQTILQKLAHHECLGVEDNGKIIGIVTRASMLQYLAHDSIERGNVNG, encoded by the coding sequence ATGATAACTTTTGAAAATGTCACAAAAAAATATGTAAATGATCAAGTCGCAGTGAATGCTATTAATCTGGAGATAAATAAGGGAGAATTCTTTGTTCTTATTGGACCTAGTGGATGTGGAAAAACAACATTATTAAAGATGATTAATCGATTAATTCATTTAACGGAAGGAACTATTCGAATTAACGGTAAAAGAATTAGTGATTACAACATTCATGAATTGCGATGGAATATCGGCTATGTACTTCAGCAAATTGCGCTCTTTCCCCATATGACGATTGAAGAAAATATAGCTGTTGTACCTGAATTGAAGAAATGGAGTAAGCAGCAAATTCAGCAACGAGTACGTGAGTTATTAGATATGGTTGGTCTTGAACCAGATAAGTATAGTCAACGCAAACCAAAAGAGCTTTCTGGTGGTGAACAACAAAGGGTCGGTGTTATTCGTGCTTTAGCAGCAGATCCCGAAATCATTCTAATGGATGAGCCTTTTAGTGCATTAGATCCGATTAGCCGCACAAAATTACAAGATGATCTTCTTGAGCTTCAGCGAGCCATACAAAAAACGATCGTCTTTGTTTCGCATGATATGCAAGAGGCTTTAAAATTAGGTGATCGAATATGTGTAATGAAGGATGGAGAGATTGTACAAATTGGTACGCCTCATGAACTCATACAAAATCCTGTTAATAATTTCGTTCGAGAATTTATTGGAGTAAAAGAGCATGGAATGAATACTTTCCATATCCAAGCTGTAATCGAGCCAATTGCTAGTGAAGGTGATCAAAAAAATCTAGAGGATACCATTTCTACTAAGGATTCTTTACAAACTATTCTTCAAAAATTAGCTCATCATGAATGTTTAGGTGTGGAAGATAACGGAAAAATAATTGGCATTGTCACAAGAGCATCAATGCTTCAATATTTAGCGCATGATTCCATAGAAAGAGGTAATGTAAATGGCTAA
- a CDS encoding DMT family transporter, which yields MSTFGFLFISIISEVFASSMLKLTNGFKRLLPSIGVVVGYGTAFYFLSLTLQTLAIGTAYAIWAGVGTALTAIIGIVFYKELFNVKKLMGILLIIVGVVVLNLAGGGH from the coding sequence ATGAGTACTTTTGGTTTTTTATTTATTTCAATTATCTCAGAAGTTTTCGCGAGCTCGATGCTGAAACTTACAAATGGCTTTAAACGATTACTACCTTCAATAGGTGTAGTGGTTGGTTATGGAACAGCTTTTTATTTCCTTTCTTTAACATTACAAACTTTAGCGATTGGCACAGCTTATGCGATATGGGCAGGGGTAGGAACGGCACTAACAGCGATAATCGGTATAGTCTTTTATAAGGAATTATTCAATGTAAAAAAGCTTATGGGCATTCTATTAATTATTGTTGGTGTGGTTGTTCTTAACCTTGCTGGTGGGGGACATTAA
- a CDS encoding DMT family transporter: MKGYLFLTLSIVSEVFATTMLKFSEAFTILGPSIAVALGYGISFYSLSLCLKTLPLSLAYAIWSGVGTALTVIVGIVVWGDIFNLYSAIGITLIIGGVILLNHGDQHNATT, encoded by the coding sequence TTGAAGGGTTATTTATTTTTAACGTTATCTATTGTCAGCGAGGTCTTTGCAACGACAATGCTCAAGTTTTCAGAAGCATTTACAATTTTAGGTCCGTCTATTGCAGTTGCATTAGGATATGGCATTTCGTTTTATTCATTGTCCCTATGCTTGAAAACATTACCATTGAGCCTGGCATACGCTATTTGGTCAGGTGTAGGCACAGCATTAACAGTCATTGTGGGAATCGTTGTATGGGGAGATATTTTTAATCTATACTCAGCGATCGGAATTACACTGATTATTGGTGGTGTTATTCTTCTAAATCATGGAGATCAACATAATGCGACAACGTAG
- a CDS encoding SH3 domain-containing C40 family peptidase, which produces MNAIVTSMIANLHAKPDKASELVDEILYGMTVRIMEDIDEGWIRIQTAYRYEGYCQKDNLMFHEVKTDTWLQGAKHFINQSFADVLQQPRIQSTKMMTLVKGSIICSMAIDEKDPEWATVQLVSGEIGYVRREWLREKIPENSLSEQQLRENVVQTALSYLAAPYRWGGKSPLGIDCSGLCSMAYMLNGVYIYRDAKIVEGFPIKEISLEHIQKGDLLYFPGHIALYIGDNLYVHSSLGGNEVTINSLDDQHQHYRKDLATSITAVGSLFK; this is translated from the coding sequence ATGAATGCCATTGTGACGTCAATGATTGCGAATTTACACGCGAAGCCAGATAAAGCCTCAGAATTAGTGGATGAGATACTATACGGAATGACGGTTCGAATTATGGAAGACATTGATGAGGGTTGGATACGCATACAAACTGCTTATCGCTATGAAGGTTATTGCCAGAAGGATAACTTAATGTTCCATGAAGTAAAAACGGATACTTGGCTACAAGGAGCAAAGCATTTTATTAATCAAAGCTTCGCCGATGTTTTGCAGCAACCCCGAATTCAAAGCACGAAAATGATGACTCTCGTTAAAGGCTCAATCATCTGTTCGATGGCTATTGACGAGAAAGATCCTGAATGGGCAACAGTGCAATTAGTGTCAGGTGAGATTGGTTACGTACGTAGGGAATGGCTACGAGAAAAAATTCCAGAAAACAGCTTGTCCGAGCAACAATTACGAGAAAATGTTGTCCAAACAGCTCTTAGCTATTTAGCAGCACCCTATCGCTGGGGAGGAAAATCGCCGCTAGGTATTGATTGCTCAGGCCTTTGTTCAATGGCATATATGCTAAATGGGGTATATATCTATCGCGATGCCAAAATCGTTGAAGGTTTTCCTATCAAGGAAATATCACTAGAACACATACAAAAGGGAGATTTATTGTACTTCCCAGGTCATATTGCTTTATATATAGGAGATAACCTTTATGTACATTCTTCGCTTGGCGGGAATGAGGTTACTATTAATAGTCTAGACGACCAGCACCAGCACTATCGAAAGGATTTGGCAACATCTATTACCGCTGTTGGTAGTTTATTTAAATAA
- a CDS encoding helix-turn-helix domain-containing protein produces MTIIIRLDRMLADRKMQLSELAEKVDVSIVNLSNLKTGKVRAVRFSTLNAICKALGCQPGDILEYIEDEE; encoded by the coding sequence ATGACAATCATTATTCGATTAGATCGAATGCTTGCTGATCGAAAAATGCAGCTAAGTGAGCTAGCAGAAAAGGTAGATGTGTCGATAGTCAATCTATCCAACTTAAAAACAGGAAAGGTTCGAGCCGTGCGTTTTTCTACGTTAAATGCGATATGTAAAGCATTGGGCTGTCAACCTGGAGATATTTTAGAGTATATAGAGGATGAAGAATAG
- the opuFB gene encoding osmoprotectant update ABC transporter permease/substrate-binding subunit OpuFB (The ABC transporter OpuF is widely distributed in Bacillus species other than B. subtilis. OpuFA is the ATP-binding subunit, while OpuFB is a fusion of permease and substrate-binding subunits.), producing the protein MANFFDVFSERKGQLLASLLEHIQISFIALFLAVVIAIPLGIYLTNKKKIAESIIGISAVLQTIPSLALLGLLIPLFGIGKVPAIIALVVYALLPILRNTFTGINEVDPSLKEAAMAMGMNTRKRLMKVELPLAMPVMMAGIRTAMVLIVGTATLAALIGAGGLGDIILLGIDRNNTALIILGAVPAAILALLFDYLLKKLESLSFRKTIIALSSISVVALLMIILPLLNFKEKEEIVIAGKLGSEPEILINMYKLLIEDETDLKVQLKPGLGKTSFVFNALKSGSVDIYPEFTGTAISEFLKEEAINNNQKDVYNQAKEGMMEQFGMVMLSPMKYNNTYALAVSKEMAETYHLQSISDIKLIQETIKAGFTLEFNDREDGYLGIQKRYGITLSNLTTMEPKLRYQAIESGNIELLDAYSTDSEIRQYKLKVLEDDQQLFPPYQGAPLLRKETLDKYPEIEKALNKLANQITDDEMREMNYQVNVEGKNIADVAREYLIKAGLL; encoded by the coding sequence ATGGCTAATTTTTTTGACGTTTTTAGCGAACGAAAAGGCCAGCTATTGGCATCATTATTAGAGCATATTCAAATTTCCTTCATTGCGCTATTTCTTGCAGTAGTAATTGCTATTCCTCTAGGAATCTATTTAACGAATAAAAAGAAAATAGCAGAAAGTATTATTGGTATTAGCGCAGTGTTACAAACGATTCCTTCATTAGCGCTATTAGGGTTATTAATTCCGTTGTTTGGCATCGGAAAAGTACCTGCTATTATTGCCTTAGTTGTTTATGCACTTCTTCCGATTTTACGCAATACATTTACTGGGATAAACGAGGTGGACCCATCTTTAAAAGAGGCAGCGATGGCCATGGGGATGAATACTCGTAAGCGATTAATGAAGGTAGAATTGCCCCTTGCTATGCCTGTTATGATGGCGGGTATTAGAACTGCGATGGTATTAATCGTTGGAACGGCAACTTTAGCAGCATTAATCGGAGCTGGAGGATTAGGGGATATCATTTTGCTTGGTATCGACCGAAATAATACAGCCTTAATTATTTTAGGGGCTGTTCCAGCGGCGATTTTAGCATTACTGTTCGACTACTTACTGAAAAAGCTAGAATCACTTTCCTTTAGAAAAACGATTATAGCATTAAGCTCTATAAGTGTTGTGGCATTATTAATGATAATCCTACCGCTACTCAACTTTAAAGAGAAAGAAGAAATTGTCATTGCAGGGAAGCTTGGCTCTGAGCCTGAGATTCTTATTAATATGTATAAATTGCTTATTGAGGATGAAACCGACTTAAAGGTGCAATTAAAACCTGGACTTGGAAAGACTTCCTTTGTATTTAATGCGCTAAAATCTGGTAGTGTTGATATTTATCCAGAATTTACTGGGACGGCAATTTCTGAGTTTTTAAAAGAGGAAGCTATCAATAATAATCAGAAGGATGTTTATAATCAGGCAAAAGAAGGAATGATGGAGCAATTCGGAATGGTTATGTTAAGTCCGATGAAATATAACAATACGTATGCATTGGCAGTATCAAAGGAAATGGCTGAAACCTATCATTTACAATCAATTTCTGACATTAAGCTTATTCAAGAAACTATAAAAGCTGGCTTCACATTGGAATTTAATGATCGAGAAGATGGTTATTTGGGCATTCAAAAGCGTTACGGTATTACACTTTCTAATTTAACAACAATGGAGCCAAAGCTTAGATATCAGGCTATCGAATCAGGAAATATAGAATTATTAGATGCTTATTCAACAGATAGTGAAATACGTCAATATAAATTGAAAGTTTTGGAAGATGATCAGCAACTATTTCCACCTTATCAAGGAGCCCCTTTATTAAGGAAAGAGACGCTAGATAAATATCCCGAAATCGAAAAAGCCTTAAACAAGCTGGCCAATCAAATCACAGATGATGAGATGCGCGAAATGAATTATCAAGTAAATGTAGAAGGCAAAAATATAGCAGATGTGGCACGTGAATATTTAATAAAGGCAGGACTACTGTAA